The Christiangramia salexigens genome includes the window TGAAAAGCGGCGTCATGAAAGATGAAGCTTCTGAATTATTAAAGAGATTCTTTATTGAAAAGCGCAATTTGAATTAAAAAGAAGCGAAACCTTAAGTGTTTTTAAAACAAACTAATCCAAACCCTACTTTAGACAGGCTCCGCTTCACAATTAATTAAGTTTTTTGACCTTGATATAGTCTACATAGAATTTTGCAGGAAATATAGTGTCATCCACTTCGGGTCCACCAAAATTTCCACCTATTGCCATATTGATCAAAAAGTAAAAGTCCTTTCTGTAAGGGTAATGCTCATCATCATAAGCTTTCGGCGTAAATCTGTATACCTGATTTCCATCTACAAAAAATTCGATATAATCTTTGGTCCAGATCGCTTTATAGGTATGATAACCTTCTTCAATATCCTCGAAATAGGATTTTTTGGTATTGATCGTTTCACCATGGCTGGCCGGGGTGTGCAGCGATGTAAACACCATATCCGGTTCCCTGCCAACATATTCCAGGATATCTATCTCTCCGCAGGCTGGCCAGCCCACGGTATCAATATCTGAACCCAACATCCAGATCGCAGGCCAAAGCCCCGTTCCCGGAGCTAATTTTGCCTTAACTTCAATCTCACCATAGGTGAATTCTAAATTTCCCTTAGAGTTTATTTTCCCTGAATAATACTCTCCATCTTTTTTCACTGCGGTGATCACCAGGTTACCGTCTATTACCTCAACGTAATTCCGGTTGTACACCTGTTCTTCATTATTTCCCCATCCGCAAAGATTAGGGCAACCATCCCCTTCCTCGTAATTCCAGATGTCGGTATTTAAACTATCGCCATCAAAGTGTTCTTCGAAAATGATCTCTTCCTGTGCACATACAGAATTAAACCCCAGAATTAAGCAAAATATGGCTAGCCGATTCAGTTTTAATTTCATTATTTCTTATAATCCAATTTAACGCTTTTTACATCCTGTGAATTACCACCTACCATTAGTTCAAATTCACCTTCTTCGGCTTCCCATTTACCTGCCGCTGTGTAAAAAGACAACATTTTTTCGTCTATCACGAATTGAACGGTCTTGGTCTCTCCCGGCTCTAGTTGAACCATTTCAAAGCCTTTTAGTTCCTTAACAGGTCTTGATGAACTGGCCACGAGGTCTCGCAGGTATAATTGAACAACTTCTTTCCCTGCAACTTTACCTGAATTGGTAAGCTCCAGACTTAAAGTTACGTTTTCTCCGGATTTCATCTCATTGC containing:
- a CDS encoding glycoside hydrolase family 16 protein, whose protein sequence is MKLKLNRLAIFCLILGFNSVCAQEEIIFEEHFDGDSLNTDIWNYEEGDGCPNLCGWGNNEEQVYNRNYVEVIDGNLVITAVKKDGEYYSGKINSKGNLEFTYGEIEVKAKLAPGTGLWPAIWMLGSDIDTVGWPACGEIDILEYVGREPDMVFTSLHTPASHGETINTKKSYFEDIEEGYHTYKAIWTKDYIEFFVDGNQVYRFTPKAYDDEHYPYRKDFYFLINMAIGGNFGGPEVDDTIFPAKFYVDYIKVKKLN